ggcagaacacccagacagacaggcggaacacccagacgggacagacagacggaaCACCCAGACAGAACACCCAGACGgaacacccagacagacaggcggaacacccagacgggacagacagacggaacacccagacagaacacccagacagaacacccagacgggacagacagacaggacacccagacagaacacccagacagaacacccagacgggacagacagacgggacacccagacagaacacccagacgggacagacagacgggacaCCCAGACAGAATAAAGAGATAAATGGATCACTCAGACAGATGCAACACTCACAGCTATCCTCGTCATCCTGGAAGACTTTGCTCACATAGCAGGCATACACAAAGCCAAAGAGCtaagggagagacaaagaggttAAGGTTAatatcatggtgtgtgtgtgtgtgtgtgtgtgtgtgtgtgtgtgtgtgtgtgtgtgtgtgtgtgtgtgtgtgtgtgtgtgtacgtgtgcgtttgcgtgtgtgtgtgcgtgtgtcagggTTTCCGTTAGTCAATAATAGCCAACTTCAGgcctataaaaaaaaaaaagaagatctGAAAAGCTGATAAATAAAATAGTCACCGGACAGCCAGGAGAGTTTTTAAATCCCATTGCAAAGTAATGCTTTTTAACCTGTTCATTGATAGAAATACGAAGCGATGGAAATACATACATTTGCCCGGTCATTGTTAATAAATAAATTACAATCGGTCTATAGGTTAAtaattgcacaacaattctaaATGCAAATCACATGAAAAAGTTTTTGATGGCTACGATTAAAAAGAAtatactattttttttttttctcaactGGTAATTTAAGCGTGGTTCCCATTCAAGTGCTTAGTCAATGGTAGGCAGGCCTTAGCGCATCACACAACGCTTTGCAATGTGATGAGCTGGAGGCCGTTATGCAGATTGAAAACATACGTTTCATTGTGTGAAACCTGAATGTTTTACTTCATACGAGCCATGTCTTACCTTGTTTaccctgtactctatatcatcgactgcatccttatgtaatacatgtatcactagccactttaaacaatgctaccttatataatgttacttaccctacattattcatctcatatgcatacgtatatactgtactctatatcatcgactgcatccttatgtaatacatgtatcactagccactttaaacaatgctaccttatataatgttacttaccctacattattcatctcatatgtatacgtatatactgtactctatatcatcgactgcatccttatgtaatacatgtatcactagccactttaaacaatgctaccttatataatgttacttaccctacattattcatctcatatgtatacgtatatactgtactctatatcatcgactgcatccttatgcaatacatgtatcactagccactttaactatgccactttgtttacattactcatctcatatgtatatactgtactcgataccatctactgtatcttgcctatgctgctctgtaccatcactcattcatatatccttatgtacatattctttatccccttacactgtgtataagacagtagtttaggaattgttagttagattacttgttggtttttactgcattgtcggaactagaagcacaagcatttcgctacactcgcattaacatctgctaaccatgtgtatgtgacaaatacaatttgatttgatttgtttcaaAGTAGCCCGAGCCAAAATCCTTTCCTTTAAACGTAGAGGCAGTTATTTTATAAAGACCTCCATGTGCCATTGAAACAAGTAGCCTACTTCTCTTACCTTCTATTGGTTATCAAATCAACTTTCTTTTACTGTCCGgtagccaaaggcacaatcctagtcatattagcaacccggACGGAGAATAAAATATCTGTTGTTGTAAAGTTAAACAACTGTCCGgtagccaaaggcacaatcctagtcatattagcaacccggACGGAGAATAAAATATCTGTTGTTGTAAAGTTAAACAACTGTCCGgtagccaaaggcacaatcctagtcatattagcaacccggACGGAGAATAAAATATCTGTTGTTGTAAAGTTAAACAACTGTCCGgtagccaaaggcacaatcctagtcatattagcaacccatgctagttgtttaACTTTACAACAACAGATATTTTATTCTCCGTCACATGAAACCCACCTGCATGTGCATTGTGCTTTTGACATTCGGACGTAGCCTACTGCCTCATGTGCATTGCTAAGCAGCTATGATATGAAGAAATAAGTTTATTCAAATTTGAAGccaaacattctgatctgttgcatcagcctcaatgctttttttttttggtgtactgaatttgggatctatcgtccCACAACTGTCAGATTTAATGAGCCATTCGCAGTTTCACGGTACTGGCCGTGTGTACTTAGACTTGCATGGCTTAATCTTTGAGACAAGCATATGCTACTGGCAGGATCAACCAGGTAGCCACTCACAACATAGAGGTTGAACCTAGGCACGCTAAGCAAAGAACAACCAGGGACCTCTGTTTGGAAACAGGCCATTTCTTTCTCGCGCAGTTCGTTGCTtgtcttgttggctgaggaagAGTAAACGTGGACAGGTATTCTAACAACTTCAACGTGCGCATCGGAATTCGTTAAGAAGGACGCACGCCAGTGTTTTGTTAAGATAAATAATCATAATCAAAATGTAattttctgtcattctgagcattGTGGGATGGACGCCATATGGGTACGGTGAATTTCTCAAAATCTCCTGTAAATTAAAACGTTGCTGGTCAATCGACCGGCGCCATATTTTCCTAAGGGAAACCCTGGTGTGTTACTTACAGCCAGTAGAACCTGTAACGCGGCACTCAGCACCTCAATGTACTGGTAGTCAAGGAGACAGCCAGAGACGGTGATGACATGGTGGTTGTCGGGGGCGATGCGGGAGTCCAACACCGGCGTTACTAGGCAACCAGGGCCGTGCTCCATCCACCAGGACCGATGCAGCGACGTGTTGAACGTCATCAGGATGTCCctgtcctacacacacacacacacacacacaaatgagaaAAAACATGTTATGAACACAtcaatacataaacacacattttTAACAAGTTGTAAATCACACTGcaaaaagggaagcacagccacgagctgcccagtgacacaagcctaccagacgagctaaataacttctatgttcgcttcgaaggcaagcaacactgaagcatgcacgagcgCATCAGTTGttcccggacgactgtgtgatcacactctccgtaacCGATTTGGGTAAGAacttcaaacaggtcaacattcaaacAGCTTACCAGAACGTGTACTCggagtcttcactgacattttcaacctgttcctgattgagtctgtaatacccacgtttcaagcagaccaccatagtccctgtgcccaagaatatcaaggtaacctgcctaaatgactaccgacccgtagcactcatgtttGTAGCAATGAAGTGCTCGTCACTAAACTAAGAacccctgggactaaacacctccctctgcaactggatcctggacttcctgatgggccgcccccaagtagtaagggtaggtaacaacatctgccatgctgatcctcaacatggaggcccctcaggggtgtgtgctcagtcccctcctgtactccttgttcacccatgactacatggtcaagcacaactccaacaccatcattaagtttcctgacgacaacagtggtaggcctgatcaccgacaacgatgagacagcctatagggaggtcacagtactggcagtgtggtgccaggaaaacaacctctcgctcaacgtgatcaagacaaaggagataaatgtggactacgggaaaaggagggccgagcaggccccattctcatcgacggggctgcaggggagcagattgagagcttcaagttccttggtgtccacatcaccaacaaattaacatggtccaaacacaccaagacagtcgtgaagagggcacgacaaaacctattccccctcaggagaatgaaaacAATCTGCATGGCTCTTCAGATCCtcgaaaggttctacagctgcaccgtcgagagcatcctgactggctgcatcaccgcctggtatggcaactgctcggcctccgaccgcaaggcactacatatGTTAGTGCAAGTCAGAGGAACGctctaaaaattgccaaagactccagccaacctagtcatagagactgttctctctgctgccttACAGCaaacggtaccagagcgccaagtctaggtccaaaaggcttcttgaagagcttctacccccaagccataagactcctgaacagctaatcaaatggctacccagttCCCCCTGTACAGCTTCGATACTGTCACTTTTTTcgttgctccttaattatttttgtattattgttattaccccccccccccccagtttatCTTAGTAAATACTTTAACACCTTTTCTTCTTCTTAAAACTgcaatgttggttaagggcttgtaagtaaatagtaaacatttaacatttaactgTAAGGTACCTGCTGTAATCAGCATGTGGCAATTACAAACAATTTATAAAACACAAATACATGATAAACACGTTATAAAACACAAATACATGATAAACACGTTATAAAACACAAATACATAATAAACacgttataaacacacacacacatctcttacCTGAGACAAGTGTCCCACCTCAAGGTAGAAACAGATGATGAAGGAGTTCCATCCCACCCACAGCACCAACCACACCgcatactgacacacacagagacaaagaggggtTAGGGGGTGTGTGAGTATGCTGGGATgcacagagacaaagaggggttagggggtgtgtgtgtatgctgggatgcacagagacaaagaggggttagggggtgtgtgtgtatgctgggaTGCACagggctgtttatgacttcaggcCTATCCACTCCCGAGATTAGGcgggcaatactaaagtgcctataagaacatccaatagacaAAGGTACATAAAATACCAATAGTGTATATCTCTATGAAAaatagtatagagagaaatagtcctataataactacaacctaaaacttcttaactgggaatattgaagactcatgttaaaaggaaccaccagctttcatatgagcaaggaacttaaacattagcttttttacatggcacatattgcacttttactttcttctccaacactgtgtttttgcattatttaaaccaaattgaacattgttccttcagtattgttgcaattgtcattatttcatatatttaaaaaataaataaataaaaaaaatcggccgattaatcagtatcagctttttttggggtcctccaataatcagtattgccgttgaaaaatcatagtcggtcgacctctagtgtgtgtgtgtgtatatatgtgtgtatgtgtgtgtatatatatatatatgcatgtgtCTCACCAGTATGAGGTAGCGGGATCTGAACTGCACTGTTCCAAAGATCCCCAGTATGACGGCCATGATATGGAGGAAGTTGGCCAGGATAGGAGCCCACTGGTAGCCCAGGAAGtcaaacacctgtctctggagcgctgccatctatacacacacacacacacacacacacacacacacacacacacacacacacacacacacacataaatcacAAGATACATCTAGGGGATCATTATGGTATTACATTATTGCAATTTAAAACAATCTCTCTCTGGGATGTGTACAGGGACACACAAAGAAAcaactgtctcactctctctctctcactcacacacacagtatgctGCAGTTGTTTCCATGGAAACTGCAAGGAGCACCAGCCGAGGGActaccccccaacacacacagacacacaaactccCCAAACTACTGAAAATAAGCTGTATTCCAAAGTACCCACTGTCACACAATATATCACAATCAAATAAACACACGCCAACTAcagcatactaccacacacacacacattaataaaaacACTGAAAATAAAAAGTTGAAAATAAGACAGAAATAAAAGTTTTGACCAGAGACAAAGAGTAGCAGGATGACAAGAGTGAGAGCAGGAAAAGCAGAATAGTAGGATGTAGATGAGGGGAAGAGCAGGATGTAGGTGAGGGGAAGAGCAGGATATAGGTGAGAAGAGGAGCGGGATATAGACGAGAAGAAGAGTAGGATATAGACGAGAAGAAGAGTAGGATATAGACGAGAAGAAGAGTAGGATATAGATGAGAAGAGGAGCAGGATGTAGATGAGAAGAGGCGCAGGATGTAGGTGAGAAGAGGAGCAGGATGTAGGTGAGAAGAGGAGCAGGATGTAGGTGAGAAGAGGAGCAGGATGTAGATGAGAGGAAGAGCAGGATGTAGGTGAGAAGAGGAGCAGGATGTAGGTGAGAAGAGGAGCAGGATGTAGATGAGAAGAGGAGCAGGGTGTAGATGAGAAGAGGAGCAGGATGTAGATGAGAGGAAGAGCAGGATGTAGGTGAGAAGAGGAGCAGGATGTAGGTGAGAAGAGGAGCAGGATGTAGGTGAGAAGAGGAGCAGGATGTAGATGAGAAGAGGAGCAGGATGTAGATGAGAAGAGGAGCAGGATGTAGATGAGAAGAGGAGCAGGATGTAGATGAGAAGAGGAGCAGGATGTAGGTGAGAAGAGGAGCAGGATGTAGATGAGAAGAGGAGCGGGATATAGATGAGAAGAGGAGCAGGATGTAGATGAGAAGAGGAGCAGGATGTAGATGAGAAGAGGAGCAGGATGTAGGTGAGAAGAGGAGCAGGATGTAGGTGAGAAGAGGAGCAGGATGTAGATGCGAAGAAGAGCAGGGTGTAGATGAGAAGAGGAGCAGGATGTAGATGAGAAGAGGAGCAGGATGTAGGTGAGAAGAGGAGCAGGATGTAGATGAGAAGAGGAGCAGGATGTAGATGAGAAGAAGAGCAGGATATAGGTGAGGGGAAGAGCAGGATGTAGGTGAGAAGAGGAGCAGGATGTAGGTGAGAAGAGGAGCAGGTTGTAGATGAGAAGAAGAGCAGGATATAGATGAGAAGAAGAGCAGGATATAGATGAGAAGAGGAGCAGGATGTAGATGAGAAGAGGAGCAGGGTGTAGATGAGAAGAGGAGCGGGATATAGATGAGAAGAGGAGCAGGATGTAGATGAGGGGAAGAGCAGGATGTAGGTGAGAAGAGGAGCAGGATGTAGGTGATAAGAGGAGCAGGATGTAGATGAGAAGAGGAGCGGGATATAGATGAGAAGAGGAGCAGGATGTAGATGAGAAGAGGAGCAGGATGTAGATGAGAAGAGGAGCagggtggagatgaggggaagagCAGGATGTAGATGAGAAGAGCAGGGTGTAGATGAGAGGAAGAGCAGGATGtagatgagaggaagagagctCTCTTATTTTCCTGAtgttacttttttttaaagcacaGTCTCCCAGAATACAGtgatcaccacacacacacacacacacacacacttgtcctgTGGTTGCCAATAATGTGACACACTGTTAATAGTTCAAACGTTTTAGTCAGAccatctttctcactctctcttagattcagggagtgggagagggatgggaACAGGGACAAAGTGGTTATTGTGGATAAGCATCACACACCTTTTCCCATTCACACCTcactgcaacaaacactcaccaGCTGCAGTGAACATATCGCCACCAGTGTAACTCTCCCGTCACACTTCCCCATCTTGGAGGGCTCTGGACGTGGCTTGGGGCCACGCAGGCTCCGGGGAAAGGACGGGTGGTCACCGGTCAGACCCAGACTGGCTGCCCGATTCAGATCACACCATGCCCGGCCGGACCTCGCCTGGACCCCGTCCTCCTGGTTCTTCTACGTATGGAAGACTCCTTGAGATTGACGTTAATTACACCGACACCAACCCATCCCGGCCCACTGTGATCATTCTGTCGGTATGTAAAGGTGCATGTGGTTTGCCGGGGGGATCTCTTCTTCACGCGCCAGTCCGACAACTGTTTAAAGCAAAGGCACTATTACCGAATCGCCTCGATCCGGCCACACCTTCAGGTTGATGGCGAAAGGAGGGGGAGACTGAGACAAGACACAAAGAAAGAAAGACGGAAAGCTATTATAACCCGGCAAGTCTCGCGGGTTAAATGGTAGAAATGAGCAGCATAAGATAACGGATCAcacggggagggaggggggaagaggaatGAAATGACCCGAtggaggtagctagctagctacccggGCTGATTAAACGAAATTGACACACACAAAGCGGTTCATTGTGACTCACGGTTGATTTTCAAGACGCTCGCGCTCCTTCCTCGTTCTCGGTAAACGGACGGAGTTTTCAACCGTAGTCCTCCGGTGGCTTAAAACCAAGGCTCGGGCTCTCTTCTCCGTCTCGCGGCGTCTTTGTCAACAATCGGTGGTGCCTGCTGGGGCGGGCGCGAGCACGCGGCAGCGCAAATCCTCCTCGTTTCAGAGGAACTGGGCCGTGTTCAAGATTGAACTATCAAaatccttctttccttccttgtGGCGATCACTGATCTTACATGATTAGATATGTGAGAGTAGGTGATCCCACTAGATTGATTTTACTTCTCAAACTTTGTCAAAACAAGTATAACCTCAAGGAGAAGAGCGTAGGAGGAAGGAAGAATGTAATTTCAAAGTAGTTCTAACACGGCCCCCGGAATCCTACCGACCGCGTGCGCGCGACCGCATGGAGAATGGAACAAGAGGAGCGCGAGGGGATTCAGCAGATAGACAAAAGAAACAGGGCTCGCAGCGAATCTAATAAAAGTTTGTGAATAATACTAGACAGAAAAGGGTTACAGAAAATACAATATCTAGGTCCATGCTCTATAATGGTATTTGCATAAACCAATCTAAAGAATGTATTACTTAGATTGTTAAATCCAAATTGCACATTTTAAAACTCTCAAAAACCGTATAGCTATTTAAATACCTCGTTGTATGGCTGTGTTTCAGTGTCAGTTTTTTTTAAAGGATACAAAGTACTAATACATTCAGAGTAATGACAGGTATTACAAAACACACATTCAGCTTTATGGTCTTTCCACAAAGAGTACATTTTGTGTGCATCCTTTTGATATATTAAGTAGAAATTGTAGACAgcaatatgtttaaaaaaaaagcctGTTATATGAAATGAAGTgtcctttaatatagaccacatggagaaatTTAAAAATCCAGCACTTTGACATGTCCCTGtctaacagtataactttagaccgtcccctcgcccatacccgggcgcgaaccagggaccctctgtgCACATTAACAACAGTCACCCtggaagcatcgttacccatctctCCACAAAAGGGGAACTACTACAAGGTCTCGGAGCAAGTGAcctcaccgattgaaacgctatttagcgtgaacaccgctaactagctagccgtttcacatccgttacaccggTGTAACTTAAGGAGATTCTATCCCACTTAACTTCAACATTTCTCCAGGTTTTCACCATCAATGTAAAgcccctagttattttgttgctttgataaagtaatttctgaagatttattttaatgtgattagtgattaatTGAAGtatgtccctcattttaaggtcaactctgttacgtgaactgaactcttGTTTTAATCCAGTTATTCCTtttgaaatatatttattttttaaataacattgaacatctaatagtcacaTTATAATGTAAAAGCAGGCGA
Above is a genomic segment from Oncorhynchus masou masou isolate Uvic2021 chromosome 12, UVic_Omas_1.1, whole genome shotgun sequence containing:
- the LOC135549540 gene encoding sodium/potassium-transporting ATPase subunit beta-1-interacting protein 1-like isoform X2 gives rise to the protein MGKCDGRVTLVAICSLQLMAALQRQVFDFLGYQWAPILANFLHIMAVILGIFGTVQFRSRYLILYAVWLVLWVGWNSFIICFYLEVGHLSQDRDILMTFNTSLHRSWWMEHGPGCLVTPVLDSRIAPDNHHVITVSGCLLDYQYIEVLSAALQVLLALFGFVYACYVSKVFQDDEDSFDFIGGFESYGYQPPQKTSHLQLQPLYT
- the LOC135549540 gene encoding sodium/potassium-transporting ATPase subunit beta-1-interacting protein 1-like isoform X1; this encodes MGKCDGRVTLVAICSLQLMAALQRQVFDFLGYQWAPILANFLHIMAVILGIFGTVQFRSRYLILYAVWLVLWVGWNSFIICFYLEVGHLSQDRDILMTFNTSLHRSWWMEHGPGCLVTPVLDSRIAPDNHHVITVSGCLLDYQYIEVLSAALQVLLALFGFVYACYVSKVFQDDEDSFDFIGGFESYGYQPPQKTSHLQLQPLYTAG